A single Tachypleus tridentatus isolate NWPU-2018 chromosome 9, ASM421037v1, whole genome shotgun sequence DNA region contains:
- the LOC143226968 gene encoding uncharacterized protein LOC143226968, whose translation MDHDGILRVGGKLQQSSANCDMKHPIIIPRKGHFVNLIIKHFHKKVAHQGCTFTIHEIQSQGYWIVGGIRAVSSHFYKCIACSKLRGKQHTQKMGDLPKESQNLHHLSLTLTWIVLDPLRQKLVERSECKKYGLLITCLASKVVHIELLEDMSTDAFFNALWCFLAIRDPV comes from the exons ATGGACCACGACGGGATTCTCAGAGTTGGTGGAAAACTGCAACAAAGCTCAGCAAATTGTGATATGAAACATCCCATCATAATTCCCAGAAAAGGTCATTTTGTCAATTTGATCATCAAGCATTTTCATAAGAAAGTAGCTCACCAAGGATGCACTTTTACCATACATGAAATCCAGTCACAGGGTTACTGGATCGTTGGAGGAATCAGAGCAGTTTCCTCTCACTTTTACAAATGCATAGCATGCAGTAAACTGAGAGGAAAGCAACATACCCAAAAAATGGGTGATCTTCCAAAGGAGTCACAGAATCTTCACCACCTTTCACTCACATTGACATGGATTGTTTTGGACCCTTTGAGACAAAAATTGGTGGAAAGGAGT gAATGTAAGAAATATGGTCTTCTTATAACCTGTCTGGCATCTAAAGTAGTCCATATAGAGCTACTTGAAGACATGTCAACAGATGCCTTCTTTAATGCTCTGTGGTGTTTTCTAGCCATTCGAGATCCTGTTTGA